Sequence from the Bacteroidales bacterium genome:
TTCTTTTAACTGTAATGACGTGTGAATGGTTGAAGTACAGCAGAATCTTGAACAATACTTGTTTTTCCCCTTGCTCTGGCGGTTTCCAACGCAATAGATAAATGCAACACTACGAACTTTTTTATTATTATAAATTAAAGTTTCCGGATTCAATTCCATCAATCTTTTCAGTTCAGGCAGCGTGATTACTCCGTTTAATTTTTTATAACCGAATTCGTTTTCTTCAGGTTGATAAGTATCCACGCCTGTTGTAACAAGCACCGAACCTGCGTTAAGTGTTAACGTTTCATCTGGTTGATAAATATCAATGCAAGAAGAAAATTTTTTCAAAAATTCTTTTTCATTTTTTAATGCTTCTGCATCAACAACGTATTTATCTGGTAATGCTTCAGGATAATTTTTATAAATTGCTTTTCTCCTGGTTAGCCCGTAATTAAAGACATCAGGAACTTCAACACTGCATTCGGAAATTGCCTGGTTCAATAATTTTTCATCCGCTTTTTCATTAATAAAACGAGGTTTTATTTTTATTGAAACATTAAAGTTTCCAAGACTTCCAGAGATTTTTTCAAGTGTTGCACCGGTAAATAAAGTAATTTTATTCAGCGATTTAATTTCGTTATAAAGTTGTTCAACCAATTGTTTTCCTTTCTGGTTGGTCATAAACAATTCACCTGACTGTGCTACTCTCCCTCCAACAAAAAAATCTTTTTCAACCAAGAAAACATCATTACCCATTTTTGCAAGATCAATAGCAGCGCGCATTCCAGAAACACCGGCACCAACAATAACTACAGCTTTCTTAGCATCAATCACAATATTTTCCAATGCTTTTGAACGAGCAACACGTTTTATTCCGGCACGTATCAACCCTACTGCTTTCTTTGTTGCATCAAGTGGATGGTCGGAATGAGGCCATGAACATTGTTCACGAATATTCACCTGGACATAGTTGAATGGGTTTAATCCCGCTCTCTGCGCAACACCGCGGAATGTATGTAAATGCAGTTTGGGCGAACATGAAGCAACAACAATCGAATCAAGATTCTTATCCCTGATATCGTTTATCATTTCTTTCTGATTTGAATCGGCGCATGCAAACATCACATTCTTTGCGATCACAACGCCATCTTCATCTTTCATCATTTCGCTGAGTTGTTCAACATCCACATAATCGGAAATGTTGCCCCCGCAATGACAGATATATACTCCTATTCGTTCTTTCATCTTTACTTCATTATATTTTTTACCACTAAGACACTTAGAACACATAGAAACACTAAGAAATTTCTCAGTGTAACTTAGTGAACTTAGTGTCTAAGTGGTTACATTTTGAGTTTCATTATTCGACATTAAATAACTTGTTACTTCGCTTGCTGCGCAGCCTGCCGACAAAATTGAATCGGGAATATCTTTTGGGCCGGATGCAGCGCCTGCCACAAAAACCCCATCAATACTGGTGTTTGATGGCCTCAATAATTCATCAGGCTGTTTCACAAAATTGTAATCATCAAGCTCAAGCTTTTGATTGGTGAACATTTTCGGAATTTCCTTATTCGGTAAAACACCAACCGACAGAACAACCAAATCGTGCTTTGCCTCTTTAACAATACCAGTGGCAATATCTTCATAACGCAATATCAAATCGCCGCTTTTATCATCCTTCTCTTTTATACGCGCAATTTTTCCTTTCACAAAATTCACTCCCATTCCTTTCGACTGCATGAAAAATTCTTCATAACCTTTTCCGAAAGCACGAATGTCGATGTAGTATATAGTGATGTCAGCAAGTGGTAAAGCGCCCATCAGCAATTGTGCCTGTTTAATAGAATACATGCAACAGATTTGTGAACATATAGGATTATTGGCACATTCTGCGCTACATGCTTTATTCTCCATGCTCGAATCGCGCGAACCTGTACATAAAACATAAGCAATATTATCGGGAACTTTTCCATCACCCGGCCGAAGAACGCCGTTATACGGGCGAGTTGGAGCAATCAATCGTTCCATCTGCATAGAGTCGATCACATTCGGAAATTTTGAATAACCGTATTCCGGTTTACCTTCAGGTTTGAATAACTGGTAACCTGTTGTAACAACCACTGAGCTTGCATTAATATTCGCAATTTCTTTTTTCTGTGAGAAGTCAATCGCATTTGCCGGACATGCCGAAACACACTGGTGGCATTCCCTGCAATTGCTGCAATCCAGGCAACGCTGCGAACTTTTCAAAACTTCTTCTTCGGAATAAGTAATTTCAATATCCTTAAAATCTTTTATTCGTTCTTCAACCGTTCTGAACTTTTCTTTCAATGCTGGAAGAAACTTAATATCTTTTCTCTGAAGAACTTTATTTTTATCAACAGCAGGAAGCTTGTCGCCAAATTCAAATGATTCAGGGTTTTCATCATTTAAAAATTTATCAATGTAGAATGCAGCTCTTTTGCCCTGACCCGCTGCTTCAATAATTGTAGAAGTCCCGGTAACACCATCACCTCCGGCAAATATTTTTTTATTGGAAGTCTGTAATGTTTTTTCATTCACCTTAATGGTGCCGCCTTTTTTCAGTTCCAATGTTTTTGCAAAATCTGTGGTGGAAGGTTGAAGACCGATTGCTTCAATAACAAAATCCACATCTTCAAAATACTCGGAACCTGCAATAGGCACAGGCCTTCTGCGACCGCTTTCATCAGGTTTCTCAAGTTGCATTTTCACCAACTGAACTTTTTTCACAACACCATTTTCACCAAAGAATTTAACAGGATTTCGTAATAATAAAAGTTCTGCGCCTTCTTCTTCAGCTTCTTTTATTTCGGGTGCAAAGCATGGCATCTCCTCACGACTACGACGATATACAAT
This genomic interval carries:
- a CDS encoding CoB--CoM heterodisulfide reductase iron-sulfur subunit A family protein gives rise to the protein MKERIGVYICHCGGNISDYVDVEQLSEMMKDEDGVVIAKNVMFACADSNQKEMINDIRDKNLDSIVVASCSPKLHLHTFRGVAQRAGLNPFNYVQVNIREQCSWPHSDHPLDATKKAVGLIRAGIKRVARSKALENIVIDAKKAVVIVGAGVSGMRAAIDLAKMGNDVFLVEKDFFVGGRVAQSGELFMTNQKGKQLVEQLYNEIKSLNKITLFTGATLEKISGSLGNFNVSIKIKPRFINEKADEKLLNQAISECSVEVPDVFNYGLTRRKAIYKNYPEALPDKYVVDAEALKNEKEFLKKFSSCIDIYQPDETLTLNAGSVLVTTGVDTYQPEENEFGYKKLNGVITLPELKRLMELNPETLIYNNKKVRSVAFIYCVGNRQSKGKNKYCSRFCCTSTIHTSLQLKEKYKDVRAFHFYRDIRTYGKQEILFEKSSKQGDVYLRFDEKEPPVVEMNGNKLVVKVKDYITTKKELELETDLVVLVTGMVSRSDSSSLAEILKIPIGNDKFFNEIHPKLKPVETVIKGVFIGGSCQGPKNVSESVQSSLAASAKINALIKSGRISLDPIVATVDKDICVWCGKCAEVCEYDALKEIKAEGKNIASVNMASCTGCGICAPVCPVDAIQIAQYTNDEIESMIDGFMQKIELKEKSGEEEVQAEGAVTMKEYPQIWKQILQSINEKPKTIPEISKELEINNDLVTYHLMTMNKYSIVESAGLDKKETYHLYKQKN
- a CDS encoding FAD-dependent oxidoreductase, with protein sequence MFPDMPDKNKTYDALVIGGGIAGQETALNLAEMDYKVLLVDKALSIGGKMIQLSKVFPTLDCAACITTPKMSETARHPNITLMLNSEIDDIKKEGKDFKVQVTKNPRYVVQENCTGCQQCEVACPEIRNDEYNCNLAGRKVAYIPFSLANPRIATIDRQDVSAPCINECPGGVKPYGYISLVRNGQYEDAMKLHLEDIPLPGSLGRACYAPCQSACTRGSLEAPVDIRRIKRFFTDYYYEKYPEPQKKIIETKSGRKVAVIGSGPAGLTAAYHLALKGHDVKIFEAAPVLGGMLMLTLPEYRLPKKIVERDVKNILALYVEYEVNKKITDIESLLNEGFDSVFVSVGTHDTSKLGVEGSELKGIVSCLDFLREANIGKKENLQVKKVMVIGGGNTAMDAARTSLRLGAEKVTIVYRRSREEMPCFAPEIKEAEEEGAELLLLRNPVKFFGENGVVKKVQLVKMQLEKPDESGRRRPVPIAGSEYFEDVDFVIEAIGLQPSTTDFAKTLELKKGGTIKVNEKTLQTSNKKIFAGGDGVTGTSTIIEAAGQGKRAAFYIDKFLNDENPESFEFGDKLPAVDKNKVLQRKDIKFLPALKEKFRTVEERIKDFKDIEITYSEEEVLKSSQRCLDCSNCRECHQCVSACPANAIDFSQKKEIANINASSVVVTTGYQLFKPEGKPEYGYSKFPNVIDSMQMERLIAPTRPYNGVLRPGDGKVPDNIAYVLCTGSRDSSMENKACSAECANNPICSQICCMYSIKQAQLLMGALPLADITIYYIDIRAFGKGYEEFFMQSKGMGVNFVKGKIARIKEKDDKSGDLILRYEDIATGIVKEAKHDLVVLSVGVLPNKEIPKMFTNQKLELDDYNFVKQPDELLRPSNTSIDGVFVAGAASGPKDIPDSILSAGCAASEVTSYLMSNNETQNVTT